The Ruminococcus bovis genome includes a region encoding these proteins:
- a CDS encoding ABC transporter ATP-binding protein, whose product MANVSLRHVYKIYDGGVTAVTDFNLEIEDKEFIILVGPSGCGKSTTLRMIAGLEDISKGELYIGDMLANDVAPKDRDIAMVFQNYALYPHMTVYDNMAFGLKLRKTPKEEIKERVQEAARILGIEQYLDRKPKALSGGQRQRVALGRAIVRDPKVFLLDEPLSNLDAKLRAQMRTEISKLYQRLGTTFIYVTHDQTEAMTMGTRIVVMKDGFIQQVDTPQHLYDLPCNEFVAGFIGSPQMNFIDATLAKKGNQICAEFAGYSIPLPASKNEGGKLDAYVGKAVRIGIRPEHVHDEAEHLERLTESVLEANVDVTELMGAEIYLYVNIEGIPIIARVEPTSKAQPGDKIKIAFETEKIHVFDPETEKTITN is encoded by the coding sequence ATGGCAAATGTATCTTTAAGACACGTTTATAAAATCTATGACGGTGGTGTAACTGCTGTTACAGATTTTAACCTAGAAATCGAAGACAAAGAATTTATTATTTTGGTTGGTCCTTCAGGTTGTGGTAAGTCAACAACACTAAGAATGATTGCCGGTCTAGAAGACATCAGTAAGGGTGAACTTTACATTGGTGATATGCTAGCAAATGACGTAGCACCAAAGGATAGAGATATTGCAATGGTATTCCAGAACTATGCTCTATATCCACATATGACAGTTTATGATAATATGGCATTTGGTCTAAAGCTAAGAAAGACACCAAAGGAAGAAATCAAGGAAAGAGTTCAGGAAGCTGCAAGAATTCTTGGTATTGAACAGTACCTAGACAGAAAGCCTAAGGCTCTATCAGGTGGTCAGAGACAGAGAGTTGCTCTTGGTCGTGCTATCGTTCGTGACCCTAAGGTATTCCTACTTGACGAACCACTATCTAACTTGGACGCAAAGCTTCGTGCACAGATGCGTACAGAAATTTCTAAGCTATATCAGAGACTAGGTACAACATTTATCTATGTTACTCATGACCAGACAGAAGCTATGACAATGGGTACTAGAATCGTTGTTATGAAAGACGGTTTCATTCAGCAGGTTGATACACCTCAGCATCTATATGATCTACCTTGCAACGAATTCGTTGCAGGTTTCATCGGTTCACCTCAGATGAACTTTATTGATGCAACTCTTGCTAAGAAGGGCAACCAGATTTGTGCTGAATTTGCAGGCTATAGCATTCCACTACCTGCAAGCAAGAACGAAGGTGGCAAGCTAGACGCTTATGTTGGCAAGGCTGTTAGAATCGGTATCCGTCCTGAACATGTACATGACGAAGCTGAACACCTAGAAAGACTAACAGAAAGTGTTCTTGAAGCTAATGTTGATGTTACAGAACTTATGGGTGCTGAAATTTACCTATATGTTAACATTGAAGGTATTCCAATTATCGCTAGAGTTGAACCAACTTCAAAGGCTCAGCCTGGTGACAAGATCAAGATTGCATTTGAAACTGAAAAGATTCATGTATTTGATCCTGAAACAGAAAAGACTATCACTAACTGA
- a CDS encoding pseudouridine synthase — protein MRIDKFLVSQNICTRKEAQKLVRKGLVKIDGEIIKKPETKLDPNVNKVTVDGKDISYQEYVYIIMNKPKGYISASNDKNAETVVDLVPKEMRRKNLFPAGRLDKDTTGMLIITDDGDFAHRMLSPKKHVEKVYKATLDGEVTDEMVENFRKGISFYDGTLCLSAKLLPNKENPHIARVIIREGKYHQVKKMFLTQGLTVKELHREQIGMLKLPKDLAPGECRFMQEDEKRNIFL, from the coding sequence ATGAGAATTGATAAATTCCTTGTGTCACAAAATATTTGCACAAGAAAAGAAGCACAAAAACTGGTTAGAAAAGGATTAGTAAAAATTGATGGTGAAATTATAAAAAAGCCTGAAACTAAACTTGACCCTAATGTAAATAAGGTTACTGTGGATGGCAAAGATATTTCTTATCAAGAATATGTGTATATTATAATGAACAAGCCTAAGGGTTATATCTCTGCAAGTAATGACAAAAATGCAGAAACTGTTGTTGACCTTGTGCCAAAGGAAATGAGAAGGAAAAATCTTTTTCCGGCAGGTAGACTTGATAAAGATACTACAGGTATGCTGATTATTACTGATGACGGTGACTTTGCCCATAGAATGTTATCCCCTAAAAAGCATGTTGAAAAGGTGTACAAAGCAACCCTTGACGGTGAAGTAACCGATGAAATGGTAGAGAACTTCAGGAAGGGTATTTCTTTCTATGATGGCACACTTTGTCTATCGGCAAAATTACTTCCAAACAAGGAAAATCCCCATATTGCAAGGGTAATTATACGAGAAGGCAAGTATCATCAGGTAAAAAAGATGTTTTTAACACAGGGATTAACAGTAAAAGAACTACACAGAGAGCAAATCGGTATGCTAAAATTGCCCAAAGATTTAGCCCCCGGTGAATGTAGATTTATGCAAGAGGATGAGAAGCGTAATATATTTTTGTAA
- a CDS encoding DUF4830 domain-containing protein: MEYGRTDKMFVLTVKTKINNKKKFLFMCAFGLILILAVVFVSCDNTPKSAYCKEIGEYSLSFSTSNDKETFLSYFNVTGQPVTIDNVRIPENFNSTYERYNKIQKAMGLDLNNFKGKTTKRYVYKGKDNYFVSILTYKGKVVGCHKSKELYGSDFVSLLKE, translated from the coding sequence ATGGAATACGGAAGGACTGATAAAATGTTTGTACTAACAGTAAAAACAAAGATTAATAACAAAAAGAAATTTTTATTTATGTGTGCTTTTGGGTTAATACTGATTTTGGCAGTAGTGTTTGTGTCTTGTGATAACACACCTAAAAGTGCATATTGTAAAGAAATAGGTGAGTATTCTCTCAGCTTTTCTACAAGTAATGATAAAGAAACTTTCTTGTCTTACTTTAATGTTACCGGACAACCTGTTACTATTGATAATGTGAGAATACCGGAAAACTTCAACTCTACATATGAAAGATATAATAAGATACAAAAAGCTATGGGTCTTGACCTAAATAACTTTAAGGGAAAGACCACTAAGCGTTATGTTTATAAAGGAAAGGACAACTACTTTGTTTCTATACTTACTTATAAAGGTAAGGTGGTAGGCTGTCACAAATCTAAGGAGCTTTATGGAAGTGACTTTGTATCTTTGCTAAAGGAGTAA
- a CDS encoding HAD hydrolase-like protein, whose amino-acid sequence MKSLSKYDIILFDLDGTISESATGIRYSLEKTIEQIGCDTFDTSNYKLYIGPPLLDTFTNLCHLSGKPAEDAVEVYRHYYDTEGKLMNKPYKGIKETLMEIKSTGVKVAVATSKYEKFAEEIVENLGLTECFDAVCGSLADGSRKDKKDIIPYAVNRLGKDFNSKIAMVGDTYFDAKGARLCNVDFVGVLYGYGDKESMENEGATVFATSSEDLKNYLL is encoded by the coding sequence ATGAAAAGTTTGAGTAAGTACGATATTATTTTGTTTGACTTAGACGGTACAATTTCCGAAAGTGCTACAGGTATTCGTTATAGTCTGGAAAAAACTATAGAGCAAATCGGTTGTGATACATTTGATACAAGTAATTATAAGTTGTATATAGGTCCACCACTACTTGATACTTTCACAAATTTATGCCATCTAAGTGGGAAACCTGCCGAAGATGCAGTTGAGGTTTATCGTCATTATTATGATACTGAGGGTAAGCTGATGAATAAGCCTTATAAGGGTATTAAAGAAACTTTAATGGAGATTAAGTCAACCGGTGTTAAGGTTGCAGTTGCTACCTCTAAGTATGAAAAATTTGCAGAAGAAATTGTTGAGAACTTAGGTTTAACAGAATGTTTTGATGCAGTTTGTGGCTCTTTAGCCGATGGTAGTAGGAAAGATAAAAAGGATATTATCCCTTATGCAGTAAATAGATTGGGAAAAGATTTTAACAGTAAAATCGCTATGGTAGGGGATACTTATTTTGATGCAAAAGGTGCTAGACTTTGTAATGTTGACTTTGTTGGTGTGCTTTATGGTTACGGTGACAAAGAGTCAATGGAAAATGAAGGTGCTACTGTATTTGCAACTTCTTCGGAAGATTTAAAAAATTATTTACTATAA
- a CDS encoding thioesterase family protein, with amino-acid sequence MDNFVIEKVVTEDMLAVNVGSGSLRVLATPTVVALMEEASTKLADTFLDEGLTTVGTMVEIQHISPSPIGAKIKVESKLISNDGRSFKFEVTAYDNAGMIANGTHNRVSVKSEKFQKKADEKFE; translated from the coding sequence ATGGATAATTTTGTAATAGAAAAAGTTGTAACAGAGGATATGTTGGCAGTAAATGTTGGTTCAGGCAGCCTAAGAGTATTGGCTACACCAACTGTTGTTGCTCTTATGGAGGAGGCATCAACAAAACTTGCCGATACTTTTCTTGATGAGGGTTTAACTACTGTCGGTACAATGGTAGAAATTCAGCACATCAGTCCTTCACCAATCGGTGCTAAGATTAAAGTAGAAAGTAAGCTAATCAGCAATGACGGTAGGTCATTTAAGTTCGAAGTTACTGCTTATGATAATGCCGGTATGATTGCCAACGGTACTCACAACAGAGTATCTGTAAAAAGTGAAAAGTTCCAGAAAAAGGCAGATGAAAAGTTTGAGTAA
- the ychF gene encoding redox-regulated ATPase YchF, translated as MKLGIVGLPNVGKSTLFNAITNAGAQSANYPFCTIEPNVGVVAVPDKRIDKLAEMYNPDKITPATIEFVDIAGLVKGASKGEGLGNKFLSNIRECDAIVHVVRCFENDDIIHVEGSVDPARDIETIDIELILSDVEMVTRKIDRLKKALKGDKSLQPQIDFFEEVLDTLNKGKSARTVETTEEQEEWLKEVALLTTKPIIYAANMSEDDFTNGIQDNKMLQTVRDIASEEHAAVLPICAQIEMDIVDMDKEEKELFLSDLGLEESGLDRLIKECYSLLGLISYLTAGKPEVRAWTITKGTKAPQAAGKIHTDFERGFIRAEVVSYDDLIANGGMTACKEKGLVRSEGKDYVMKDGDVVLFRFNV; from the coding sequence ATGAAATTAGGAATTGTAGGCTTACCTAATGTAGGTAAAAGTACACTTTTCAATGCTATCACTAATGCAGGAGCTCAGAGTGCAAACTATCCGTTCTGTACTATTGAACCAAATGTTGGTGTTGTAGCAGTACCTGATAAGCGTATTGACAAACTTGCAGAAATGTATAATCCGGATAAAATCACACCGGCAACAATTGAATTTGTTGATATTGCCGGTCTTGTAAAAGGTGCATCAAAGGGTGAAGGTCTTGGCAACAAGTTCCTTTCTAACATTCGTGAATGTGACGCTATTGTTCATGTTGTAAGATGTTTTGAAAATGATGACATTATCCATGTTGAGGGTTCAGTTGACCCTGCAAGAGATATTGAAACAATTGACATTGAGCTTATCCTTTCTGATGTAGAAATGGTAACAAGAAAGATTGATAGACTTAAAAAGGCACTTAAAGGTGACAAGAGCCTACAACCACAGATTGACTTCTTTGAGGAAGTTCTTGACACACTAAACAAAGGTAAAAGTGCAAGAACTGTTGAAACAACAGAAGAACAGGAAGAATGGCTAAAGGAAGTTGCTTTACTTACAACAAAGCCAATTATCTACGCTGCAAATATGAGTGAAGATGACTTTACCAACGGTATTCAGGACAACAAAATGCTACAAACAGTTAGAGATATTGCAAGTGAAGAACATGCAGCAGTACTGCCAATCTGTGCACAAATTGAAATGGATATTGTTGATATGGACAAGGAAGAAAAGGAACTGTTCCTTTCTGATCTAGGTCTTGAAGAAAGTGGTCTTGACAGACTTATCAAGGAATGTTACTCACTACTTGGATTAATCTCTTACCTAACTGCCGGTAAACCTGAAGTTAGAGCATGGACAATCACTAAGGGTACTAAAGCTCCTCAAGCTGCCGGTAAAATCCACACAGACTTTGAAAGAGGTTTCATCAGAGCAGAAGTTGTTTCTTATGATGACCTTATCGCAAACGGTGGTATGACTGCTTGTAAAGAAAAAGGTCTTGTTCGTTCAGAAGGTAAAGACTATGTTATGAAAGACGGAGATGTAGTTCTATTTAGATTTAATGTTTAA
- a CDS encoding Ig-like domain-containing protein → MKRKILSIVLSLFLVVSVVFQLTMTSFATSNKIEVLAYDNTDLKVVMSKTSFEYTGTDICPKIEVYDGDFLLTENIDYLLDYRDNVSPGKGSVTVFFIGAYDGEITKYFNIFLSLNKCHVSINKKTYVYENKSYRPTVRVTDKFYDSISIRDYTVTYRNNRKVGKASVIIFGKNSIKGKRTVNFNIIPKVNKSASVYVGQTYKLNAKSSAKISYKSSNTKVVKVNSKGVATALRKGSARVTIKSNGQSNSIKINVKQPYVSLPKSQYVVLNRSVRLKIKKYPSNVHVFWSTSNKKIATVNSKGVVKGKSKGIAKITAKFKYAGRTYKSVCTVRVAPVKKYNVGTYKVGRDMPAGEYVLYSTNKLAYFSINSDSSGSVYSIISNDNFYNTSIVKVYDGEYLELKRCYAINIKYASKNKNYESGGMFKVGRDIAPGEYKLTSSGGMGYYEVSSDSRHSVYDIKSNDNFYGSAYVTVKNGDYLKLARCYMSSYYN, encoded by the coding sequence ATGAAAAGAAAAATTTTATCAATTGTTTTATCACTATTTTTAGTCGTTTCTGTGGTTTTTCAGTTAACGATGACTTCCTTTGCTACATCTAATAAAATAGAAGTTTTAGCATATGATAATACTGATTTAAAGGTGGTTATGTCCAAAACATCTTTTGAATATACAGGTACAGATATTTGCCCCAAAATAGAGGTTTATGATGGCGATTTTTTATTAACTGAAAACATTGATTATCTACTTGATTATAGGGATAATGTTTCACCTGGCAAGGGTAGTGTAACGGTATTTTTTATTGGAGCATATGATGGAGAAATTACAAAGTATTTTAATATCTTTCTATCCTTAAATAAATGTCATGTAAGTATTAACAAGAAAACTTATGTTTATGAAAATAAATCATATAGACCTACTGTTAGGGTAACTGATAAATTCTATGATAGTATTTCAATAAGAGATTATACCGTAACTTATAGGAATAACAGAAAAGTTGGGAAAGCCTCAGTTATTATTTTTGGTAAAAATTCAATAAAAGGAAAAAGAACTGTTAATTTCAATATCATTCCTAAAGTGAATAAAAGTGCAAGTGTTTATGTGGGTCAGACTTATAAACTGAATGCAAAATCATCTGCAAAAATTAGCTATAAATCTTCTAATACAAAAGTTGTAAAAGTGAATAGTAAAGGTGTTGCTACTGCTCTAAGAAAAGGTTCTGCTAGAGTTACAATCAAAAGTAATGGGCAATCAAATTCTATTAAAATTAATGTAAAACAGCCTTATGTGTCATTACCTAAGAGTCAGTATGTTGTGTTAAATAGGTCAGTTAGACTTAAGATTAAAAAATATCCTTCTAATGTACATGTTTTTTGGTCAACTAGTAATAAGAAAATTGCAACAGTTAATTCAAAAGGTGTAGTAAAAGGTAAGTCTAAGGGAATAGCTAAAATTACAGCTAAATTTAAATATGCTGGTAGAACTTATAAATCTGTTTGTACAGTTAGAGTTGCACCAGTAAAAAAATATAATGTTGGTACATATAAAGTAGGTAGAGATATGCCTGCAGGTGAATATGTATTGTATTCCACAAATAAATTAGCATACTTTAGTATTAACTCTGATAGTAGTGGTAGTGTATATTCAATTATTTCTAATGATAATTTTTACAATACATCTATTGTCAAAGTGTATGATGGAGAGTATTTAGAACTTAAACGCTGTTATGCTATTAATATAAAATATGCATCAAAGAATAAAAATTATGAATCTGGTGGTATGTTTAAAGTAGGTAGAGATATTGCTCCAGGTGAATATAAATTGACTTCTAGTGGTGGTATGGGATATTATGAGGTTAGTTCTGATAGTAGACACTCTGTATATGATATAAAGTCAAATGATAATTTCTATGGAAGTGCATATGTTACTGTGAAAAATGGAGATTACTTAAAATTAGCTAGATGTTATATGTCATCATACTATAATTAA
- a CDS encoding cation diffusion facilitator family transporter: MESTEERNRAKVGKLAGIVGIICNFALAGGKFVVGTLVSSMSIIADSVNNLSDAASSIVTLLGFKLAEKPADKKHPFGHARFEYLASLTVAVMIFVIGFELAKSSVEKIISPTPVKFSLVTIIVLIVSILVKLWMTFFYNKKGKQIHSTTLLAASADSRNDVLTTTCVLIAMVVELLTKWQIDGIMGALVSLFILYNGIGLIRQTISPLLGEEATPEFRKEIIDFVNSYDKVLGCHDLMIHDYGPAKRYATIHVEVDKDEDPMTCHDTIDRIERQCLKKFGIHMVVHYDPIVTDDLKAEKLQLKIMECLKSKDSRLSIHDFRIANCSSGTLLVFDLVLPEDMMSQRNQIKEYILHSINKGKSKYLLDVTFDIDTND; this comes from the coding sequence GAATAATCTGCAACTTCGCTTTAGCCGGTGGTAAGTTTGTTGTAGGTACACTTGTTTCTTCAATGTCAATTATCGCTGATAGTGTTAACAACCTTTCTGATGCAGCAAGTTCAATTGTCACCTTATTAGGCTTTAAGTTAGCAGAAAAACCGGCTGATAAGAAACACCCATTTGGCCACGCAAGGTTTGAATATTTAGCAAGTTTAACTGTAGCAGTAATGATTTTTGTTATTGGTTTTGAACTTGCAAAAAGTTCAGTTGAAAAAATAATTTCTCCAACACCTGTAAAATTTTCTTTGGTCACAATTATTGTGCTTATAGTTTCAATTCTTGTGAAACTATGGATGACATTCTTTTATAATAAAAAAGGCAAACAAATCCATTCCACAACATTACTTGCAGCAAGTGCAGACAGTAGAAATGATGTGTTAACAACTACTTGTGTACTTATTGCAATGGTTGTTGAATTACTGACAAAGTGGCAGATAGATGGAATTATGGGTGCTTTGGTGTCACTGTTTATTTTGTATAATGGCATAGGACTTATTAGGCAGACAATCTCACCACTATTAGGTGAAGAGGCTACCCCTGAATTTAGGAAAGAAATTATTGATTTTGTTAATTCATATGACAAGGTGTTAGGTTGTCACGACTTAATGATTCACGATTATGGTCCGGCAAAAAGATATGCAACAATTCATGTTGAGGTTGATAAGGATGAAGACCCTATGACTTGTCACGATACAATAGATAGAATAGAAAGACAATGCCTAAAGAAATTCGGTATTCATATGGTTGTCCACTATGACCCTATTGTTACTGATGATTTAAAAGCAGAAAAGTTGCAACTGAAAATTATGGAGTGCTTAAAGTCAAAGGACAGTAGGCTTTCAATCCATGATTTTAGAATTGCTAATTGCAGTAGTGGCACACTTCTTGTGTTTGATTTAGTTTTACCGGAAGATATGATGAGCCAGCGCAATCAAATAAAAGAATATATCTTACATTCAATTAATAAAGGTAAGTCAAAGTACCTACTTGATGTTACCTTTGACATTGATACAAATGATTAA